The Methanomassiliicoccales archaeon DNA segment GTTCAGGAACTTGCAAGCGGATGCATATGTTGTACGCTTGGTCCTGATTTTATCAGCACTTTGAAAACGGTGGCTACCCAATTCGAGCCAGATATCATAATTGTCGAACCGACAGGTATCGCAGACCCGCAAGCTATTTTGAACTCTCTCGAGATGTATAATGGTCCACCGATCTGCAAAGTTCTAACTGTTGTCATAGTAGATGCCATTCGATTTTCAGTAATAATCAAAGCACTTGAAAGACCATTTAGAGCCCAAATCCGAGCTGCAGGACTTGTCCTTATCAATAAAATTGACGAAATTGAAAATGAGGAAGCGATTCGGGAAATGGAATCTAGAATTAAGGAATTTGGATCAAGTAGTCCCATAATTCCTGTATCGGCCACTGAAGGAACAAATCTCGATAGTGTTGTGGATTTTATGGTGGTGGGTACATGCTAACGCCTGATTTTTCTGCATATGCAGCAAGAGTTCTTATCACGGCAAAAATTCCAAAATCAGGAGCGGAGGTTGAGGATCTTATCAAAGGAATTATGTCGAAATGTGTGGTAGAATGTGTTGATGCTGGTGCGACACTTATTGGCCATGCTAAGTGCATCGCAGAGTCAGATAACGGGAATTTCATGGCGTGTAGTATCACAAGCAATGATGGAAAAATCAGCTGCAGAGGGGTACTCCAGGGTGAAATTAGGAAGGTGAGTCTTGTCATCAACATTCTGCTATATGGCTTGAAAAGGGCAGAAATTGAGAGAATATTTGAGACGATCCTTCGGGAAAGAATCGGCCCCAGGGAGTTTGCCGTAGTTATTGAAGATATTGATGTACACGACCATGAACATCATGAAGAAAATCACGAGCATTCGCACGATCATGAAACGGCGTAATTCTTATCTGGTGAGGTTCGCAGTTTTGAGAGATGGTGTTGGGATATATCCAGTCTTCGGAGATTCGCTCATCGGATTCCTTTTGAATTTTGGAAATCTTTCTGGAGAAAATAATAAATAGGATAATTGAAGGTAGTCCCCCCTAGTAACATTCATCGAAACTCAGGGATTATGTCAACATATCGAATCCCTGAGCTCTCGATAAAGGGTTGATCGCATGAAAACCGGAACAGGGGTGCAGGTTCTAAGAACAATGATCGGCAATCCTGTGACGAGGAAAATACTTTCAGGTATGAGCAAGTTCTGTGAGATCGATCAAAAGAATCGGCTAGAAGTGGCGCTCGAGCTTTACGTGGGAGCTAGAGAGGATGCCTGTGTTTTTTGCAGAGCTGCCGAAAAACCTCTAGCATCTGTTCTGAGGCGGGGTGCGAAGGCATTTGGCGTCACTGAAAATGAAATGAAAGCTCGCTTTAAGGATCCTTATTGGAGAAAGGGACTTGCCAATGTTATCAGTGGAATCGCCCGATTCGGCGTAAGGAGACCCTTTGTACCCGGGGCACCGTTCCAGGTGGTATGGGATGTGACATACGCCTGCAATCTTCGGTGCCAGCATTGTTATGCAACAGCTGGTAAGGCCCAAGCAGATGAACTCAATCATGAAGAAGCTTTGGCTTTGGTGGATAAACTAGCAGCTATGGGCATACCAATTCTTGCTTTTTCGGGCGGTGAACCTCTCGTCCGAAAGGACATGCTCGAGTTAACAAGGCGGGCAGCCGACCACGGCATGTATGTTTCAATTGCAACGAATGGGACGCTTATCACGCCAGAAAAAGCCAGGCAGATGAAAGAAGCGGGAGTACATTATTTGCAGATAAGCATTGATGGCGCTGACGCTGCAACGCATGACGGATTCAGAGGACTCAGAGGTGCATTTGATAAAACAATCGAAGGAGTGAAAAATGCCGTTGAACAAGATTTCTTCGTGAATATCTCAACAACGGTTACGAGGAGAAACCTGCATCAGATACCGGATATCATCGATCTTTGCGAAACACTCGGCGTGGATTGGTTCATGGCATACAATTTTGTTCCAACTGGCAGAGGCAGAATAATTGTGGAAAATGATCTCAGCCCGGAAGAGAGGGAAGAGCTTCTTAAGATGCTTTATGGCAAATTGAAGGAAGTAAAATGTGAACTTCTAACAACTGCGCCTCAGTATGCACGAGTGGCACTGCAGAGTTGCGGAGAAAATGGAAAGATTGTTGTACCCACGCATTTCTACAATCCTGAGGTGGAAGGGAATCTGTTCAATCTGACGGAGTTTATCGGCGGTTGTGGGGCTGGAAGGTTTTATATGGCGATACGTGCGAACGGCGATATCGAGCCATGTGTGTTTTTCCCGCTTAAGGTAGGCAATGTAAGAACTGATAATTTGGATGACATCTGGCTTAACAATAGGGTATTTGAGGATTTGAGAAACAAGGATCTTCTAAAAGGAAGCTGCGGATCCTGTGATTATCGGTATCATTGTGGCGGTTGCAGGGCGAGAGCATATAACTACTTTGGTGATTATTTGGCTCCTGATCCGGGATGTATCAATAATGTCGCTAGCTACAGAGAGCTTGTAGCCAGCATCCCGATCGCAGCAACAAAATAAGGGTGTGGTATGGCATACAATGTAAAAGTTGAAGTTGTAGGGATCGGTGGATCTGGAAGGTGCCCAATGGGAATCAAAGTAGGTGATACATTTGAATTCGGTGCATTCCCTCCACCAGGTCTCTGTGTTTGGGCTACTTACGTTATGATCCCCTTCGTTACGACGCTGAGATTCGGAGGGAATTTCAGAGAATTTGGAGAGGAGGACGGTGTAGTCCATTGTTGCTGCGTCGATCCAAAAAATCCCGTGATATTCAAGCTTTCGAGGATAATTGATTAGTCCTTGCTTTTCTTTTTCTTTGATGCACCAGAAATCTTCTTACCGTTTGATCTCTTGGAGGGACAATTCTGATTAAGACAAGTCTTTCTAGTGCGCTTCCCGATTTCAATCTCAATCATAGGTGACCCACAAATGTCGCATGCTGATTCCGACGTCTTCACTTGACCTTTCTGTGGCAACGGAAATGTTTGATCGCAGTCTGGATAACCGCTGCAACCGAGAAAGCGTTTTCCTGAACTAGAATAAATCAATCGCATAGATTTTCCGCATTTTGGGCATTTTGAAATGGAGTTCTTATTCTTATTGGTTATGCAATTGGGATCAATACAAATTATCTCTGGCTTTTGTCCTTTTCTTATAGTCTTAATTAGTGGCATTCCACACTCGTCGCATTTCGTACCTGTAGCTTCTATCGCAGCACCCTTTGGCTTCGAAAAGCTCGTCCTGCATTTCGGATACCCAGAGCACCCTATGAATTCACGGCCATCTTTCGATTTCAGTATCTTTAGTTTTCCGCCACACGCAGGACAGTCTCCAACACTCTTCTGCTCTTCGAGAGCTGATTTTATCTCATAGCCAATTTGTTCCTCATGTTTTTCCATAGTCTCCACAACATCGGAGAGCATATCTTGAGATTCGCGCACGACGTCCTCAAGCGAACTGTCACCGCCCGCAATTTCATCCATATCCTTTTCGAGGTGAGACGTCATCTTGCTATCTGTTATCATGTTGGCGTACTTTTCAAGAGCTTCTGCCACCGCAATGCCAGCTGGAGTAGGAATGAGATTGTTTCC contains these protein-coding regions:
- a CDS encoding radical SAM protein — encoded protein: MKTGTGVQVLRTMIGNPVTRKILSGMSKFCEIDQKNRLEVALELYVGAREDACVFCRAAEKPLASVLRRGAKAFGVTENEMKARFKDPYWRKGLANVISGIARFGVRRPFVPGAPFQVVWDVTYACNLRCQHCYATAGKAQADELNHEEALALVDKLAAMGIPILAFSGGEPLVRKDMLELTRRAADHGMYVSIATNGTLITPEKARQMKEAGVHYLQISIDGADAATHDGFRGLRGAFDKTIEGVKNAVEQDFFVNISTTVTRRNLHQIPDIIDLCETLGVDWFMAYNFVPTGRGRIIVENDLSPEEREELLKMLYGKLKEVKCELLTTAPQYARVALQSCGENGKIVVPTHFYNPEVEGNLFNLTEFIGGCGAGRFYMAIRANGDIEPCVFFPLKVGNVRTDNLDDIWLNNRVFEDLRNKDLLKGSCGSCDYRYHCGGCRARAYNYFGDYLAPDPGCINNVASYRELVASIPIAATK
- a CDS encoding TIGR04076 family protein produces the protein MAYNVKVEVVGIGGSGRCPMGIKVGDTFEFGAFPPPGLCVWATYVMIPFVTTLRFGGNFREFGEEDGVVHCCCVDPKNPVIFKLSRIID
- a CDS encoding GTP-binding protein; this translates as MELIVIAGFLGSGKTTLILATVSKIIERTGKKIVIIVNDFGKIGIDGKIMEKYGLRVQELASGCICCTLGPDFISTLKTVATQFEPDIIIVEPTGIADPQAILNSLEMYNGPPICKVLTVVIVDAIRFSVIIKALERPFRAQIRAAGLVLINKIDEIENEEAIREMESRIKEFGSSSPIIPVSATEGTNLDSVVDFMVVGTC